tatggaaaaaatattggCTGATTTTCTGTATATGTACAAGCTTCACTAATTATCAAACACTCATGACTCAAATAATTGAATGAAGTTATAGTCTGGTAGTGGACACTACCATCCTTCCGTTGGGACTAACACTTATAGTGCGCCAAAGGCGAGAAAGGTTTTCCATTTCCATGACAAAGAAATATAATACATTTGCATATTGAATCTACCCTTCCTTTCGGATTTCAGGATTCTATACGAGTTCAATTTCAGGGAGACTCAGAATTCTTGCAAAACGATGTTGTTAACTGCCAGTACCACCATGAGTGTAACTTCTTTGCCAATAGGTACGTGGCTGTATGCTCCCGATCGGTTCTTTTTAATTGGTACCTCCGCATCTCTTCTGAAAGGATGTCAGAATTGCTTTTTGGCATGTCATTAGGATCACATGGTGAAACCGGGCATATCGTTGATCCTGTTTAATGTTAATAGATCAGCATCTCTTGCTGTTAGCTCATTGAGAAGCCTTTGCCACATAGATGCAAGAATAACTGAATAGCAATTGCTGTTAAGTGCTGTAGGAGTTAAGACAGTCGCATTAAGTAATGATCCTATTGTAATATTATAGTTGCTTTTCTGCTTATACTATTAGACTGTTTAGCTCTTTCTTTGTCTGTAACTCTGTACATGAAAACATCAATTGGCACTCACCCACTCACAGCCAAATATATAATACTCATGAGTCACGACAACAACAATTACATTGCTTAATCTCAAGCAAATTGGGGTCCGGATATATGAATCCTCACCATTACCCATGTCGCTCCGTCTAGGTTCATGTCAAATATATAATAACTTAATACTGCAAATCAGTTGAAGTGAAATTTTGGTTTATGATCTATCATCCAGCTTGATTGAATTTGGTTATTTTGACTCATTAGatttaaaattaatgaaaaaagtactctttgattttctattaAACTTGATGTGATCGTGTTTAGGttttgaattaatgtaattgaACATTACATTTTCTTGATAATCTAATTGACCGCTTACATTTAAGGTGTGACAACAATGTCATCAAGACATTCGAtactttaaaattcaatgttgGCAAAATCCTTTCGAAGATTTGCTGCTCATCCTGTAAGTCATGCTATCTAATTTGTTAATCATTGAATATTGTTATCACAGTGAGAGCAGGGGATCAATGCCGGAAGCAATTCAAGCCAATAGTATCAGTTCCAGCTTGCCTCCAACCGGTTGGCATGCAGTTACAACTCAATAACAATAGAAGAAGCTTGAGATGTCCTGTTCAAGAAAGGCGTGCTTCAATAATATGTGCTGCTGCTCTGGTATCAGTCTCTTCGATGCTTTTTCGTATAATTGTTCCCAGTGCCTTGTTTACCTAATTACATGCCTCCAGCGATTCTAGTGGGTCAATCTGTACTTGTCATGtcttttatattaattttgtacTACTTTTACTGTGAGAAGCTTTGGAGCTTCAGAATGCTACTGCAAGTAGCTGTTTATGGCATAAGTTATCAGATTAGACTCTGTCTCGCTATATGCAGTTCCGCATGCCAAGTGGGTTCTGCAGTCAGCATACTGAAAATCAACTGTATTTACTAGAACAAGTACCCTAAAATCTTTATCAGCTTCTCTATTTGCTAGTTATTGTTTATAGATATGGGTATGTAACATATGGAGATACATTTTCTTTGAGAAGGTAACATGTGGACTTGTGGAGATATATGTTTCGTTTATTACTCCGTCCGTTTCAACTAGGTAcatgatttaagaaaataaaaaggacttttgaatcttgtggtcttaaaagTAAAGATACGTAGAAAGTACCCAAAAATTAGACGAAGAAATTGAAATGAAGGGAGTACTTGTAAGTGGTAGCATTTCAAGTTACAGGCAAGACAATCCGAAAAAGCAACTGATTAATATGTATATCACTGTTCTTGATGCtgttactactactactacccACATTCACCATTTGGTTTTCCATTTCCTGTATCATTCAAGTAAACTATATTACTATAAGCATTTCCGTTTGACCTTTTGTTCTTGCATCAATGCAGAATGCAAGATGTGCTGAAGGCCAGACACAGACAGTTACACGAGAATCATCAACCATTACAGTTGCACCAGTTCAAGGTAATCTTTTCATGCTCTTAGTAGTAACCGGTATACCTATGAATGGAAATAAAACAATTTGTATTTTGCAACTTAGTTGTTTTCACTGCACTCCGTCCAGCCGCTGTAAAAGGATCATAGAATCAGTTTTATCTCTACTTAACCAATGATTTTCACCAAGGTTTATCAACAAAAAGTTTGGCATagtacataaacatgacccttaacttggcttcaactgACAACTATGCCTTCCAATTTTGGGAGTGCACAATAgtcacttaaacttgtataaaattgaacaagtagacacacgtgtcctacgttgcataatacacgtaggacgccacacaggacacaaaattgtcatgtagggtTCCATGTAGgatgaatgtgtctatttgtttaattttatacaagtttaagcgTTTATTTGTGCACACCAAAAGTTAAAAGGTCATAGTTGTcagttgaagccaagttaaaggtcatgtctatgtattatgccaaaaagTTAACAACTACTTTTGCACTTTATAAAGATCCAGTAGGAAGTATCATTTGAATGCTGATATGTCGGGGCTGAATGCAGGAAAGGAGAAATCCCCTGACCTGGATGATGGTGGGACTGGATTTCCCCCTCGTGATGATGATGGAGGCGGAGGTGGAGGTGGGGGTGGTGGAGGCCATTGGAAAGGTGGGTTCTTCTTTTTCGGGTTTCTTGCTTTCCTAGGCTTGTTGAAGGACCAGGAAGAGGAAGGACCCTACCGGGACCAacggagaagatgaagaaaacaAACCAGAATTACTGATACTTagaaatcaaaacaaaattggAAGTCCAGGATTCGTAACTGGTCTACCATCGTTAATCTCCAGTCATGGCTTCGAGCAACCTCTAGTAGGACGATAATCTTCAATTGGTTATGTATTTGAGTGTAGCATTACTTATAGCTCATTATATAGAAAATAGTGTTGTGAACTTAGAAATAGTCATTCTTTTTTCATATATCCCAGTTAGACAGGGTTCAAATCTCACCTCTTCCCATCTCTTTTATGTAGAAATAATGTTCATTGACCAATTTTTGATCCCATCTTTGAAACTATTAAATGTTACGGAATTTCAGTTTCTACAAGTGAAACTCCATGATAAAGTCTGAAAGTGGTTGTTTATCAATTTTACCTGTTTCTTCCCCTCCCTCTTATTTTCAGATAACGTTTCCACTTGATAATTGTCACAAAAAAAAGTTCACATACAATTAGAGGAAAGAATGTAATTGCAGAAGTATCAAGTATCAAGGGGATTGTGTAGTTTGtgataaagaaaaatcaatttggATAAAAAAGTAATTTGGTTTTACTTTTCATGTCAAGAACATCTGGTCAAGTCATCTATACAAGTCATCCAAAAAGGTATATAGTACAACACAAAACAACATATACAACCAGCAGCAGTAAAAGCTATAATTTTTTATCCTTGTAGCTCAAAAACAATCATTTACAACTGCAGATGAGACTCTTATTAAATAAGAGGGGTGTCTGTGACTATGAACTTGATCCACACTCTGCTGGTTTTGTTTCAGCAATTACATCATCTGAAGCAGGGAGTTTCTCACTCGAAGCTGACGGCTCATCACCTGGAGAAGCTAATGGTTCGTCACTAGGAGAAGCCCCAGAGGGAACAGGTTTTTTGATTTGTACTAAAATCATGGTCATGTTGTCGCATCCTTCACCTCCAGCTGTCGGTGCcaaacacctatcaagaactctcTCACATACTGCAGAAAGTTTGCTTTCCTACAAGAGTCAAAAACCTCCTAGGTCAAAAAGTATATCTTCAGTGATATAACAACATTCTATTGCTGCATGATATCTATGCAACCTCTGATCAAAGAATCAAAATTCACCACCCCCCGATACCCATCAAAGAATCACATCTACCCAACCCCCTGCACTGGCTAAAATGAGCAAAAACTAAGAACAAATAAAGATATCTAAAACAGAGGTCGGTCACAGCATTAAATGGAGCCAGTAGCAGAATGTATCAGGACAAAGAGATCCAAGTCAACTAGACAATCAAAGATACTGCACAAGTAAGCATGTTCCCCTTCAGCCTTATACCTCTTCTCGTAGCAAAGTTTCATTTGTGGCAAATAGGTACATTCCAAAATATGGCAAGAATGCATGGACAAAAGAACTATTCGTTTTGAAAGAAACAGATCAGCAAAATCTTTTCTATGGGCAATGCACTTCCTCAACTAGCTTTTCCGCAGGTTTCACTTTTAGTGGCTTTATATAATCTTTGGCTTTTGGCACACCCATACAGTGAACATGATGAATATTATCACGTAGCATAAAGAACTCAATGCTATGgctaaaaaaacatatttgaatTTTGTACTTAAGCAATAATTAATCTTAATGGTACAAAGCATCATCTATCAGACTAACCGACTTGAGCTGCTCATGTATAAAGTCCACTAACTGCTGGCTCGACATGCAGTCCCtgcaaaacaagaaaaagacaCGTGATAATCGGATTATTCCGACAATAGAATAGAGAgcttagaagaagaaaaaccaCAGGAACAACTGAAAAATGAGAATCAAGAATGAGTATTGTAAGTTTCAGGTGTACACTTTTTTGAGGAAGGTAGCATGTATATATTAATATGAACGAAAGTAGCACTAAAATGGTGCCAAGCCATATTTACGGGAAACAGAAATCCAGCTATCCTCCCAAAGATTACAGAGAGCCTAGCAAGTCTACCACAGATTCTGCCTCCTCTACAAAGCTTTCTTTACACcagaaatgaaacaaaagaatACTGTTCATCTTAATATTATGTATAGAATTGCTTCTGTCTTCAAAAGCTAGCACTAGGCAAGCCTTAATTTCGCCCTCTAAAAACATCTGGAGGGATTAAGTCAGTCTACTCTCTAGAATAGATTGTAATGAGGTAATTATAGCTCAAATGTCAAATGCTCGTCCACAGCGTGGTGCTCGGTGTCCCGCACAGGATAACTAGTCAAtaattctatcttttttttttgagaatgaactAGTCAATAATTCTATCTAATCCAATGCAATACTTGCTTTAACatcggaataatttttttagtaatagAATACCACAAAAAATGAGTTTATCCTCCAACCCCAAATGTTAATTTCAAATCCCAAGGAAACATGGGAAGGAAGAAACTTCGACAAAGAACATAAATGGGGGAAATAcgaaaaagatagaaattacaacaaaaagaaaatatacgACCTAAATATTCAAGAACAACGAGAAAAAGAGGAATGCAAAAGAGCCCGTGAAGATATTTTAAGAATGATGGGAAAATGGAAAAGCTGTTagaacaagaaagaaaaatataaaaagatgtGCAAccgaaatttcaaatttaaaaagaaatcatgAAATCAGCAAGCAAAATACTTACATGTCACAATTTGTACgactcttttcctttttttacttgCCAAAAAGAATGATATCTTTCCATATTTAAAAACTGTTTAATTTTTACAATCTCATTTACCCATCAATAACATGTTCTAAAAATGCTACCTTTTCCTCAAAATGGATTACTTCTTGTTCACCTTTTATCAAGAAGAGAAATACGGAGAACAAGACACCTCAtggcaaaaataaataaagtaacaaACGAGTCATCtactcattaaaaaaattgattgttgTCTTATTGATACTTCAATTCTTTTTTACGATAAACTGATACTAACATtactttttaagtattttatgtaattaaaacatttttttataatatggTGTCCGGACCAGCTTGCGTACACCTCAATGGATACCTTCTATCTTCCATCAAGTTTGGATACCGGGTAACCCACCAAGGCTTAAGtagatgggaagaaatcacctagtgacTTTTTCCTTTCCCTCCTCTGGTATTTGACCTGAGACCTCATGATTCTCCCCCACTTCATTGTCCACTAATTCTCCCCCACTTCAATATTGGGTTTTAGTTCCAATTTGAAATGACCTGCAATTTACTGCCTATATGCATTCTTCTTTGTTGTAGTCTTATTGCCTATCGGATCTAGCAAATTGAAACGAAGAGTCTAGAAAGCATACCATACACCATCACAAGCTAGGACaataaaatcatcatcatcGCACAAATCAACCTaattagaaaacaaaaaatgttaGAATATGTTGTATAGAAATATAGGGGAATGGGCAAAAAGCAATGCAGCATTAATACTATTTGACAATTCAAAGTTGATAAGAAAAGAACTTCTAATTTTTCAGTAGTTCATACCAATATTTTCCCTTCCATCAAACCATAAAGTTAAATGTAACACCACCAAACAAAGCCTATCTTCCGTTGGAATATTTATGCAACAGATTTACATGGTGAAATTTGATCTACGATTGACCAAATGGATATGATTTGTTAATACCATAAGTGTGATAATTACTATAGAGTGCGATATTGATAAGAAGTTGCTCAACAGCTTAATATCTACGGGAAGATTGTTTTGAAAAGACGCAATATCAATCATCTGATAAACCTTAGCTATGAGCTGTAACTCGGACTGTCACTAGCACATTCCAAATCAGAGATAAGCTTGATTCTATGGAGGCATAAGCAGGAACCTTACTGGTGCGGCCTCTACTAGATACTTGTCTCCATTTATTGATATTGGATAAGTGTGGGGTTTTCCTATGTCAAATTATAGACTAAATCTAACATTTCGCATTTCCAAGAATTAAACAAAGCAGCTCTGGGGCTTATTCTTCTGGAGTTTATTTGTCCAAAAGAATTACATAATAGTTGGGCCTTCaaggtttatttttttttaatcaagggGAGCCTCAAGGTCTATTCATAGATTCAAGAATAACGGTGTTGAGAACCAAAAAAATCTAGTTCTTAACCATACATCCTAGGCTTCGAGGAAATAAGACAACTCCAAGAAAGAAATTCTTAATTAGAAACACATGACTCCAATAGAATAAGGCCCCAACAGAGATATCTGGAGACTCACAGATATTACGAGAACCACATATACACCTGATGAAGGGGAACCTTGGAGCTACGGTACAATTGTATGGGTGCCCTATAGGTCATGGGTTCAAGCGATGGAAACAATCACTAATGCAAGGATTAGTGTAGACTGTCTACATCACACCTCTTGGGATGCGGACCTTCACCCTGTTAACAGGGATGCTTTGTGCACTGGACTGCTCTTACATATACACTTGACTTATACCAGTACTTTTAAACATCTATACTACTAGACTAACACTTccacaaacaaattgaaattgaaaatagaaAGAAGCTTCAAATGTTAAATAAACTCAGTTCTGGAGGACCATAGTAGGCTGCACATCAGAACATTAGGGGTGACAAAATAGTCCATGAAAATATGACAGCCTATAAACTGCCCAAGTTTGGTTGGCCGCCTGTTTACTGATTGAGCCCATATTGACCCACCCAAATCAACCCATTTAAAGTTGGGCTGATTTGAGCAAAGCAAGCATGCAACTCAAATTGACCTATGAAAAACCTtgtcaaatatttaaagaattttttgttttgtttaacaTGTTATATATAGGtataatacaaaagaaaaaaaaaatagttttgtcTGGTAATCAAACAAATTATAAGAAAaccataaaagaaattaaaaccgAGAAAAAGTTGGGCGGTTGAACAATGAGCCATTGTTTATAACCTAGACCCAGTCTACCTCAGCTCAAGCAACCTTTGCACATTACTAACCGGCCCATTTATTAACTCGGTCTATTTAGACCTGCCCAAATTCAGCCCAACTTGCCTATTTGACACCCCtacatcaaatcaaacaatcTTACTGGACATCGCTACATTAGATTCCTCTTCTGAGCCTAATGAACTATTCCATCTATTCTCATCACATGGATATTAGCAACTGAGCTAAATATAACTACTGCAACAACAAGATGATGAAATTTGATGAACAGTAAAAAGTTTACAAGAAATTAGAGCAATCAATGATTGTTGGATTGACACTTGGCTATTTTACACTTCGAACATGAGAGCATGATTTACCACTGATTGCTGTTTCAGGGCCATTCAAAGACAGTTTTTTTAAAGGAAAGAACTGTCTCCAAATGACCAACACACTTAAATAGACACAGTTGTACACATGGAACAAAGAATATTATGCACCACCTAATAACATCAAGACTTCTCAGAGAATAGATGTTTTAACAATATGATAGAAGGCATTGCACAATTTATGAAGAGCCTGAAGGAACATACAATATTTATATCTGGATCGGCCGTAACAATTTGCTTCTCAGCTGGCAAAAACTTATTCTGCTTGAATTCCATGTCACCTGCAATGAAGTTAAGATATGCTAACTATCTCATCCAATagttaatttaatcaaatagcCAAATGTTCAAATTCTGaattagaaaacaaatcctaatgAGAGGCGTTTGTAGAGTATGAACCCAATACTTTTGTCGCGGAGCATAAATTTATGCGTAAAAATCCACGAAAAATGCAACAAATAGTAGATATAAACCCATAagtttaaaaatacaatgagtTCAATGCTAAGAACCTTGAAAACTGAACCCTTGCTTTAATCCTGGATCCGCCTCTGATCCTTATTACATTTTTTATCTTGCTCCATTACTGACGTTGCAAACTGTATTTCCATTGGCTAGCATTTAAGCAGATTAATAAAGGTTCATGAATAAAATCACATAATACCTATAGCTCTTGCAAGATTTAAGCTGCCATTAACACGCCCTGCATGGATAAAACCACCTGCTTTCAAAATTCTCTCTCTTTCAATCTCAAGATCAGGCTTGTGATCCCTCGATAGATTATATGCCTGCACAAAAGACACATGAATATTCATTTTAATGCTTCATATAAACCATAAATGTTATCGTAACAACAAAAGCCCATGACTGCGCATTTAATACTATGACCTAGCCCTAGCAAGTGCAGTGTCATGGCATGCTGAGCTGCCATGTTGGAACACAACTTCACTATAAAAGATCCACTAAGGAGAAAGTATAAGAGGGCAGGAAagacccttcggggtggcccagtggtttgagcttgggacttccatgttggaggtctcaagttcgaaaccccttgccagcgaaagcaaggggtttgccttttgggtcgagctcgtcgcaccaggcttgcctagtgcgggttacctctcctatgtggtttgcgagctattgcataggagcgggggttttaccctatgcgcacccaaagggtagcggctgcgggtttcccttgtcatcaaaaaaaaaaataaaaaaaaataagagggCAGGAAAGAGAGTAATTAACACTACAATAGCATCCCACCTGGCCTTTCCGTGAAATCACACAGCGAGAATCACCAGCATTCGCAACAATGAGTTGGTTCTCTCTAATGATCGCAACACAAGACGTACATCCAGAAGTTGGTCCAGGAAAATCAGAGTGAGGACCCTGATAACGGCAAACACAGCCATAAACCAATCAAGCAATGTGCACGACAATGACAATATGCAGCAAGCTCCCAATGAGCCACGAGAAAAGACAAGGAAAAGAATTATGTGTCCTTAATTAAATCCCCTAGcgtcaatttcaaaaaaattatatgtcaACTATAAAACAAAAAGACAGCAATAAATCACATTCTATCCCAATTTCTTCTTAACTCAAGTAGTATCTGCACAACATATACCTCCTCAAACGCCCAGTCATCAGTATTTCCGTTTCCATCACCATTTCTTGGAGACCATATAAGACCCTCTATCATACCCGAAAACTTGTTTAATCTATCCCCTAGTGCAGCCAGCTCCCTCCATCCTCTCTGACCACGCATCATCTCATCCATTCTGCaccaacaacaaaacaaaatctttCAACACACAGCTTAGCAGCATAAAAACAATTAGTGATCTCACAATGCAAAAATTGTATATCTCTCTATGGGAGGCAGGTCGACTCTTATCAACAGTGTACTTGACAATATCCCCACATATATTATGTCAATGCTCCCAATACCATCCAAGGTACAGATTGACAAAATCAGAAGTTCTTTCTTATGGAGGGGGAGCTATGAGGGCCATAAGTTCCATCTTGTGAAGTGGGAAAATGTAATTATGCCAAAGCAGCACGGAGGTCTGGGAATCGGAGATTATGAAATGGTGGCGGAGATATGCTCAAGAACCAACAAGTATCTGGAAAGAGGTAGTGAATGTCAAATATGGGAGGCAAGACAGATGGAGAACCAAGCAGAATAATGACCCTTACGATTTGGACCTTGGAAGTACATTAAAAGCCAAGGGAGAAATTCTTCCAAGAGGTGTCCTTCAGGATTGGAAATCATAACTCAGTTAAATTTTGGAAAGATAGGTGGCTTAACAATCAATCTCTCAATGTCACCCACCCTGTTATTTACAGGATAGCCTCTGACACAGACTCTTCTCTTCAGTGGCACAAAATACAGAAGATGGAGTAAGGGTACCTTGCTTTAGGAGGAATTTCCAGGACTGGGAGCTTAATGAGCTATTAGATTTTTTCAGAACTCGGGAAGGAGCCTCAATGTCCCCTCACTTGCCTGATAGCTTAAAATGGGGCAGCTCTGAAACAGGTATATACACAGTGAAGGAAGGATACCACAAGTTGTGCTCTTCAAATGACATGATAGACCAGTGGCCAGGGAAACTGATTTGGACCCCTAAAATCAAGTCTTTCACCTCGACTACCCTCAGGAATGCTACCCTAACCCTGGAAAATCTAAATAGGAGGAAAATATAGCTAGTAAATAGATGCTTCATGCGCCTCAATAGCCTGGAATCAGTGAATCAATTGTTTCTGCACTGTCCAGTGGCAGCAGCTCTTTGGAATATGTTCATTTCAATTGCTGGTATCAACTGGATTCTCTCCCAGAGTGTCAAAGAAGCAGTGGGAAGTTGGAGTCTTAGAGAAGTTGATAGCCACATCAAGAAGACCTGGCAGATGATTCTATCATGTTTTTTTGGTGcatttggaaggaaaggaatctCAGATGTTTTGATGGTATCTCAGCCCCAATTAGCGGTTTGAAATCCTTTTCCCTTATTAA
The Solanum stenotomum isolate F172 unplaced genomic scaffold, ASM1918654v1 scaffold27263, whole genome shotgun sequence DNA segment above includes these coding regions:
- the LOC125851572 gene encoding protein YELLOW LEAF 1, choloroplastic-like translates to MLLTASTTMSVTSLPIVRAGDQCRKQFKPIVSVPACLQPVGMQLQLNNNRRSLRCPVQERRASIICAAALNARCAEGQTQTVTRESSTITVAPVQGKEKSPDLDDGGTGFPPRDDDGGGGGGGGGGGHWKGGFFFFGFLAFLGLLKDQEEEGPYRDQRRR
- the LOC125851573 gene encoding probable protein phosphatase 2C 60; amino-acid sequence: MGIYLSSPKTEKFSEDGDNVRVRYGLSSMQGWRAAMEDAHAAITDLDASTSFFGVYDGHGGKVVAKFCAKYLHQQVLKHEAYLQGDIGTSVQKAFFRMDEMMRGQRGWRELAALGDRLNKFSGMIEGLIWSPRNGDGNGNTDDWAFEEGPHSDFPGPTSGCTSCVAIIRENQLIVANAGDSRCVISRKGQAYNLSRDHKPDLEIERERILKAGGFIHAGRVNGSLNLARAIGDMEFKQNKFLPAEKQIVTADPDINIVDLCDDDDFIVLACDGVWDCMSSQQLVDFIHEQLKSESKLSAVCERVLDRCLAPTAGGEGCDNMTMILVQIKKPVPSGASPSDEPLASPGDEPSASSEKLPASDDVIAETKPAECGSSS